In the Hordeum vulgare subsp. vulgare chromosome 7H, MorexV3_pseudomolecules_assembly, whole genome shotgun sequence genome, one interval contains:
- the LOC123409718 gene encoding exocyst complex component EXO70A1-like yields MAVSKNAADDMMRVLSIYDARLLPTSPPAEGQATGEAYGCDERDEGEQEQKEEEEAFAAAEDVIRRCNSSSSSSGMIDYLYAVDDALTAAALQGGLASRAAEAVQAAMPRLEEEARALLCSSSARRLSLSSDDLDDAATPPDASPRLSPRAAASVRGVADRMLRAGYGPELAQVYVTARRDALAEAVAHQLGAAEPVAIEEVLRMEWLVLDQKMRRWNHAIRVVVRTLLAGERRLCDEVFASDEELGHECFADVSRGCVLQLLGFADAVAMSARATEKLYRTLGMYEALADVAPELEALFTGDARELFGAEVSAVAARLGSTVRRTIEEFGSAIQGESSRRPVQGGEIHPMNRYVINYCGLLADCRSTLDMILVDTADAVDGDEAPSGGGGATSTPSGRCMLELLTGLLRKMDEKSCLYDDAGLKHIFLMNNLYYIVQKVMDSPLRELLGDDWIRRHRGQIRQYETGYLRASWITVLSFLRDDGGSAAPTVKDKARSFNAAFEELYRNQTAWKVIDPQLREELRIAVSERLIPAYRSFLSRPRPQTGSSSGGSRHSASKHVKYTLEDLEDYMLDFFEGVQKLVK; encoded by the coding sequence ATGGCCGTCTCCAAGAACGCCGCCGATGACATGATGCGCGTGCTGTCTATCTACGACGCGCGCTTGCTCCCGACGTCCCCTCCGGCGGAGGGTCAAGCGACCGGGGAGGCGTACGGGTGCGATGAGAGGGATGAGGGGGagcaggagcagaaggaggaggaggaggcgttcgCGGCCGCGGAGGACGTCATCCGCCGGTGCaactcgtcgtcttcgtcgtccggCATGATCGATTACCTGTACGCCGTCGACGACGCCCTCACCGCGGCCGCGCTCCAGGGCGGCCTCGCCTCCCGCGCGGCCGAGGCCGTGCAGGCCGCCATGCcgcgcctggaggaggaggcgcgcGCGCTGCTCTGCTCTTCGTCCGCGCGGCGCCTCTCGCTCTCCTCGGACGACCTCGACGACGCGGCCACGCCGCCCGACGCGTCGCCGCGCCTCTCACCGCGCGCGGCTGCCTCCGTCCGCGGCGTCGCGGACCGCATGCTGCGCGCCGGCTACGGCCCGGAGCTCGCGCAGGTTTACGTCACCGCCCGCCGCGACGCCCTCGCGGAGGCCGTGGCGCACCAGCTGGGCGCCGCCGAGCCCGTGGCCATCGAGGAGGTGTTAAGGATGGAATGGCTGGTGCTCGACCAGAAGATGCGGCGGTGGAACCATGCCATCCGGGTCGTGGTCAGGACCCTCCTCGCCGGCGAGCGGCGGCTCTGCGACGAGGTCTTCGCGTCCGACGAGGAGCTCGGCCACGAGTGCTTTGCCGACGTCTCCAGGGGCTGCGTCCTGCAGCTGCTCGGCTTCGCGGACGCCGTCGCCATGTCTGCGCGCGCCACGGAGAAGCTCTACCGCACGCTCGGCATGTACGAGGCGCTCGCTGACGTCGCGCCGGAGCTCGAGGCCCTGTTCACGGGAGACGCGCGCGAGCTCTTCGGCGCCGAGGTCTCAGCCGTCGCCGCGCGGCTGGGCTCCACCGTGCGGCGCACGATCGAGGAGTTCGGAAGCGCCATCCAGGGCGAGTCGTCGCGGAGGCCCGTGCAGGGCGGAGAGATCCACCCCATGAACCGCTACGTGATCAACTACTGCGGCCTCCTCGCGGACTGCCGCAGCACGCTGGACATGATCCTCGTCGACACAGCCGATGCGGTCGACGGCGACGAAGCccccagcggcggcggcggcgctacaTCGACGCCGTCAGGGCGGTGCATGCTCGAGCTGCTGACCGGGCTGCTGCGCAAGATGGACGAGAAGTCGTGCCTGTACGACGATGCCGGCCTGAAGCACATATTCCTCATGAACAACCTGTACTACATCGTGCAGAAGGTGATGGATTCCCCGCTCCGGGAGCTCCTCGGCGACGACTGGATCCGCCGGCACCGCGGCCAGATCCGGCAGTACGAGACGGGCTACCTCCGGGCGTCGTGGATCACCGTGCTATCCTTTCTCAGGGACGACGGCGGCAGCGCGGCGCCGACGGTCAAGGACAAGGCGAGGAGCTTCAACGCGGCGTTCGAGGAGCTGTACCGGAACCAGACGGCGTGGAAAGTGATCGACCCGCAGCTCCGGGAGGAACTCCGCATCGCCGTGTCGGAGCGGCTTATCCCGGCGTACCGGTCGTTCCTGTCGCGGCCGAGGCCGCAGACGGGGTCGTCGTCTGGCGGCAGCCGGCACTCGGCGTCGAAGCACGTCAAGTACACCCTAGAGGATCTCGAGGACTACATGCTGGATTTCTTCGAAGGCGTGCAGAAGTTGGTCAAGTAG